The genome window CCGCGGCCGACGTGGCCGAGGCCGTGCGGCGCAACAACTACCAGGCGGCGCCGGGCAAGGTGAAGGGCATGTACGTGATCGCCAACGTGCGTGTTGATACCGATCTCATCAGTGTCGAGGAATTCCGCGACATGGTGGTCCACAGCGACGCCAACGGGCTGGTGCGGCTGCGCGACGTCGGCACGGTGGAACTGGGCGCGGCCTCGACCGAGAGCAGCGCCACCATGGACGGCACGCCGGCGATCTTCGTGGGCCTGGCCTCGACGCCGTCCGGCAATCCGCTGGTGATCGTGGATGGCATACGCAAGCAGTTGGCCGAGATCGACAAGACCCTGCCGCCTGGCGTGCACGCCAGGCTGGCGTTCGAGACCTCGCGCTTCATCAAGGCCTCCATCGACGAGGTCGTGCACACGCTGATCGAGGCGCTGGTCATCGTGGTGGCCGTGATCTTCCTGTGCCTGGGTTCGCTGCGCACGGTGCTGGTGCCGATCGCCACCATCCCGCTGTCCATGCTGGGCGCGGCGGCGCTGATGCTGGCGTTCGGGTTCAGCGTGAACCTGCTGACGCTGCTTGCCATGGTGCTGGCCATCGGGCTGGTGGTGGACGATGCCATCGTGGTGGTCGAGAACGTTCACCGCCACATCGAGGAAGGGCGCTCGCCCGCCGCGGCCGCCTTGATCGGCGCGCGCGAGGTGGCGGGCCCGGTCATCGCCATGACCTTGACCCTGGCGGCCGTGTACGCGCCCATCGGCCTGATGGGCGGGTTGACCGGCGCCCTGTTCAAGGAATTCGCGTTCACCCTGGCGGGTTCGGTGGTGGTGTCCGGCGTGATCGCGTTGACGCTGTCTCCGGTGATGAGTTCCTTCCTGCTGCCCGCGCAGCAGAACGAGGGGCGCATGGCGCGGCTGGCCGAGCGTTTCTTCGGCGGCCTGACGCGCGGCTACGCCTCGCTGCTGCAACGTTCGCTGCGGCACCGCTGGGTGACGGGCACGCTGGCGCTGGCGGTCTGCGTGAGCCTGCCGGTGCTGTACTCGATGCCCCAGCGTGAGCTGGCGCCGGTGGAGGACCAGGCCAGCGTGCTGACCGCCGTCAAGTCGCCGCAGTACGCCAACCTCGACTACGTCGAGCACTTCTCGCGCAAGCTGGACGACGTCTACAAGAGCCTGCCCGAGACCACGGGGCGCTGGATCATCAACGGCAGCGACGGGCTGGCCTCCAGCATAGGCGGCATCGACCTGTCCGCGTGGGACGAGCGCGACCGCTCGGGCGCCGAAGTCCAGTCGGCCCTGCAGGCGGCCGTGAACGACGTCGAGGGCAGCAGCATCTTCGCGTTCCAGCTGCCCGCGCTGCCGGGATCCACCGGCGGGCTGCCGGTGCAGATGGTGCTGCGCAGCTCGCTGGACTATCGCACCCTGTTCGACGTCATGGAGGACATCAAGCAGCGTGCCCGGCAGAGCGGCCTGTTCGTGGTGGTGGACAGCGACCTCGACTACAACAATCCCGTCGTGCAGGTGAAGGTGGATCGAGCCAAGGCGAACAGCCTGGGCATAGGCATGCGCGACATCGGCGAATCGCTGGCGGTGCTGGTGGGCGAGAATTACATCAACCGTTTCGGCCTGGACGGCCGCTCGTACGACGTGATCCCGCAAAGCACGCGCGAGCGGCGGCTCACGCCCGAGGTGTTGGCGCTCCAGTACGTGCGCACCGCCGACGGCGACCTCGTGCCGCTGTCGTCGGTGGTCGCGGTGTCGGTGCAGGTCGAACCCAACAAGCTGACGCAGTTCGACCAGCAGAACTCGGCCACCTTCCAGGCCATTCCCGCGCCCGGCGTGACGCTGGGCGATGCGGTGGCGTTCCTGGAGTCGGTGGCGGCGAGCCTGCCTGCCGATTTCAGCCACGACTGGCAATCGGATGCCCGCCAGTACAAGCAGGAGGGCAATGCGCTGGCGCTGGCCTTCGTCGCCGCGCTGGTCGTCATCTACCTGGTGCTGGCGGCCCAGTACGAGAGCCTGGTCGATCCGCTGGTCATCCTGATCACCGTGCCGCTGTCCATCTGCGGCGCGCTGGTGCCGCTCGCGCTGGGCGGGGCCACGCTGAACATCTATACGCAGATCGGGTTGGTGACGCTGATCGGCCTGATCAGCAAGCACGGCATCCTGATGGTGGAGTTCGCCAACGAATTGCGCGCCGCCGAAGGGCTCACGCCCATCGAGGCGGTGCTGCGCGCCGCGCAGATCCGCCTGCGGCCCATCCTGATGACCACGGCCGCCATGGTGTTCGGGCTGCTGCCGCTGCTGGGGGCCTCGGGCGCGGGCGCGCAGAGCCGCTTCGGCCTGGGCATTGTCATCGTCTGCGGCATGGTGGTGGGCACGCTGTTCACCCTGTTCGTGCTGCCCACCGTCTATTCGCTGCTGGCCCGCGACCACGCCACCGGCGCGGCGCGCCGGCGCGAACTGGCCGAGGCCGGTGCCGCCGCGCCGCAGGCGCACTGAGGAGCATCGCATGTACAAGCAACCTGTCATGCCCGCCATGCTGGCGATGGCGGCACTGATCGCCGGATGCGCCGTCGGGCCCCGCTACGAGGCGCCGCCGGTCGCCACGATCACCCTGGCCAGCCCCGAGCAGGCCCGGTTCGCCGCCGAATCCTCCACGGCGCCCTGGTGGTCGTTCTTTGACGATCCCGCGCTGGAGCGCCTGATCGGCGCCGCGCTGGAACACAACCACGATGTCCGCCAGGCCTACGCCAGCCTGCAGGGCGCGCGGGCGATGTACGACGAACGCGAGCTGGATCGCTATCCCGCCGTGACCGCGCAGGCCGCCGGGCGCCGCGGCGTCCAGCAGCAGGCCATGGCCACGGGGGACCCGGCGCGCAAGCCCTTCGAGAGTTTCCGCGCGGGGTTCGACGCACAGTGGGAGATCGACCTGTTCGGCCGCCTGGCCCATCTGGCCGCCTCGGCCCAGGCCCAGGCCGAGGCGGCGCGGGCCGACCTGGATCGCGTGCGGCTGGCCATCGCCGCCGACGTCGCCCGCTATCACTACGAGTACCGGGGCTTGCAGCGACGCCTGGACGTGGCGCGGGCCCAGGCCGAGAGCTGGCGCCAGACGGTGCGGCTGGTGGACGCCAGCGTCCGCGCCGGCAGCGGACTGCGGGAGGACCTGGAGAACGCGCGCGCGAACCTGGCCCGCAGCGAGGCGGCCATCGCGCCGCTGTGGGCGGCCAGCCAGGAGGCCCGCTATCGGCTGGATGTGCTGCTGGGCCGGCGGCCGGGCGAGACGGCCGTACCGGCCGATGCCGGCGGGCAGGCCCCGCTGGTGGGCCGCCTGCCGCTGGGCGACGTTGACGCGCTGATCCGCAACCGGCCCGACGTGGTGCGCGCCGAAAGGCTGCTTGCCGCCAGCACCGAAAACGAGGGCGCGGCCACCGCCGATCTCTATCCGCGCGTGAGCCTGGGCGGGTTCATCGGCTTCTTCGCGCTGCGCGGCGGCGACCTCGGCGGCGCCGCGCGGGCGTTCGAGGTCGCGCCCACCGTCGACTGGCCGGCGTTCCGGCTGGGCAGCGCCCGCGCGCGGCTGCGCGCCGCGCAGGCGCAGTCGACCGGCGCGCAGGCCCGCTACGAGCAGACGCTGCTGCTGGCGCAGGAAGAGGTCGAGGGGGCGTTGACGCGGCTGGCCCACCAGCAGGAGCGCCTGGCGGCGCTGGCGCGGTCCGCGGCGCACGCGCGCTCGGGACTGGAGATCGCCACGCGGCGCTACCGGGCCGGCGCGGGGCCATACCTGGCCGTGCTGGAGAACCAGCGCAGCTACTACCAGATCAGCCAGGAGGCCACCGAAGCGGAGACCGCTTCCTACGTGAACGCGGTGGCCTTGTACAAGGCCCTGGGCTGGGGCGTGGGCGCGGCCGGAGAAAAATCATGAGTGCATCGACCTTGCCCGACGCTTCCTGGGGCGAGCTGCTCCACGGCCGCAACGCGCTGCGGTCCATCGCGCTGGCGGGCGGCGTCGCGCTGCATGCCATCAACGTCTACGTCGTGACCACCATCCTGCCCAGCATGATCGCCGACATAGGCGGGCTGGAGTACTACGCCTGGAACACCTCGCTGTTCGTCGTCGCGTCCATCGTCGGGTCGGCGCTGTCGGCCCGCCTGCTGGAACTGCTGGGGCCCCGGGGGGCCTACCTGCTGGCGCTGGCGGCCTTCGCGGCGGGGTCGTCGTGGTGCGCGCTGGCCCCCTCCATGCCCAGCCTGCTGGCCGCTAGAACGGTGCAGGGCTTCGGCGGCGGCATACTGCTCGCGCTGAGCTACGCGCTGATCCGCCAGGTATTCGAGGCGCGGCTGTGGCCCCGGGCGATGGGGCTGGTGTCGGGCATGTGGGGCGTGGCGACGCTGTGCGGCCCCGCGGTGGGCGGGCTGTTCGCCGGGGAAGGGCATTGGCGCTGGGCCTTCTGGTCGCTGATTCCGGTGGCCGCCGTGCTGGCCGCCATCGTGTCCGTCCAACTGCCGGGCCGGACGCGGTCCACGGGCGATACCGGCATGCGTCCGCCTTACGCGACGATAGGCCTCCTGGTCGTGTCGGTGCTGGCCGTGTCCCTGGGCAGCCTGACGTCGAGCGCGCTATGGAACCTGGCCGGAGTCGCGGTGGGCTGCCTCCTGGCCGCAGGCATCGCGGCGATCGACCGGCGCGCCGCCGCGCGGCTGCTGCCGACGGGCGCGTACTCGTTGTCGGCCCGCCTGGGCGTGCTGTACGCGTTGATGAGCCTGCTGGTGGTCGGCATCACGACCGAGATCTTCGTACCGTATTTCCTGCAGGTCATCCACGGCATGACGCCGCTTGCCGCCGGCTACCTGACCGCCGTCATGGCCGGCGGCTGGACGCTGGGTTCGGTGGGCAGCGCCGGCCGGCATGGCGCCGCGGCCGACCGGATGGTGCGCGCGGGGCCGTGGATCAGCCTGGCGGCACTGGTGGCGCTGGCGGTCCTGACGCCGCGCGCTGGATGGCTGGAAAGCGTGCCGGGCCTGATGCTGTACTGCCTGGCGCTGGCGGGCGTGGGCCTGGGCATAGGCGTGGGATGGCCGCATCTGCTGACCAGGTTGTTCGTCGCGGCGCCGCCCGGCGAGGAAACCCTGGCGTCGGCATCGATCACGACGGTGCAGTTGTATGCGATGTCGCTGGCCTCGGCGCTGGCGGGCATGGTGGCGAACGCGGCCGGGCTGGCCGACCCGGGCGGCCTGGCCGGCGCCCAGGGCGCCGCGCTGTGGCTGTTCGGCGCCTTTGCCGTGGCGCCCGCGCTGGCGGTGTTCCTGTCGCGCCGCGTGGCGGGCTGAAACCGAAGGGCTACGGAGGATTCAGCTCCGAGTCCTGCCACGGGTCGTAGCTGCCGAAGTGCCAGACGTAGCCTTCGGGATCCGCGAGCGTATAGCCCTTGCCGCCGTAGTCCTCCTCCTGGATCGGGCGAACGATGCGGGCGCCGGCCTTGATGGCGGTGGCATAGTGCGCCTCGGGATCGGCGACGACGACGTAGGGCGTCTGGGTCTGCCGGCCGCCGATGTCGGCTGGCAGGGCGGTCAGCTGGCGCATGAGTTCGCTCGTCCCGGAGCCCAGCATGATCATGCCGTCTCCCAGGGTGAGTTGCGCGTGCGCGATCGTATTGCCATCGCCCGGCACCACCAGGTGCTGGGCGAAGCCGAAGGCCTGGCAGAGCCAGTCGATGGCGGCGGGGGCGTCGCGATAGACCAGGCAGGGCATGATGGAGGTGCGTGTCATGAACGGTCTCCTGGAGCGGGGAAACAGGGGGGCGTACGAAAACCGTAGCATGGCGTCCGTGGGGCGAACAAGGCGCCGCGTCAGGCCCGTGTTTCCAGCTCGACCGCCTGTTCCCGCATGTTCTCGATCAGTGCTGCCAGCACGGCTTCGTTGGCGTCGCGTGGATGCGCGACCACGCCGATCTCGCGGAAGAAGGGCGGACCGGGCAGCTCGATGATGCGCACCCGCCGGTCGGCGGCCGCGTCCACCAGCGTGCCGGGGATGACGGCACAGCCCAGCCCCTCGCGGACCATGCGCAGGATGACGGCCGGTTCGTCCAGTTCCATGAACTCGTCCACGCCGCTCGAGAGGCGGCGCAGGAACTGGTCCACCAGATGCCCGCCATGCGACTTGCGGTTGTAGCGGATGAACGGCAGCGCCGCCGCCACCGCCTGCCAGTCGCCCCGCGTCCCGCGAGGGGCGATGCCGACGTAGCGCTCGCGCATCAGCGTCGTCCACTTCAGGTGGCGCGGCAGGTTCAGGTTGGGCTTGATCAGCACGGCCAGGTCCAGTGCCTGCTCGTCTACCTGCGCCAGGAGCTGCGAGGACATGCCCGGCACCACGTTGACGTGCACGGCGGGCAGGGTCTGCCGGAAGCGCCGCAGCGCACCGGGCAGCAGCCCGGTCTGCGCCGTGGAGATCGCGCCCACCATGATCGCCACCGGCGCCGGCTGCCGGCTGGCGCCGCGCATGGCCTGGTAGCGCTGCACGATGTGCTCGGCCTCGGGCAGCAGCTGGCGTCCGCGCTCGCTCAGGCGGACCGACTTGCCCGCCCGCTCGAACAGCAGGCAGCCCAGGTCTTCCTCCAAGCGCTTGATCTGGGTGCTGACGGCCGACTGGGTCAGCCCCAGGCGCGCACCGGCGGCCGAAAAGGACGAGTCGCGGGCGGCGGCCAAGAAGGTTTGCAGGTAGCGGATCACCATGGGGGCGGCGCGGAACTAATAGAAAAAATCGATATCAAGGCCGGGAAATTTTCGTTTCGTATGGGAAGTTTCGTTCAATACAATCATAGCCCGGGCCCGGATGGCGGGCCTGCACCGGAGTTCCTCATGGCTGGCATCCCCCTTTTCCACCTGGCTTTCCCCGTCGACGATCTGGCGCAGGCGCGGGCCTTCTATGGCGACCTGCTCGGCTGTCCCGAGGGCCGCAGTTCCGACGCCTGGGTCGACTTCAACTTCCATGGCCACCAGATCGTGGCCCATCTGTCGCCCGGTGAAGCGGGCACGCGCCATACCAGCGCGGTCGACGGCGACGACGTTCCCGTGCGCCACTTCGGCGCCATCCTGCCCATGGACGAATGGGAGGCCCTGGCCGAGAAGCTGCGCCAGGCCGGCACCCGGTTCGTGATCGAACCCCATGTCCGTTTCAAGGGCGAGGTGGGTGAACAGGCTACTATGTTCTTTTTGGATCCTTCGGGCAACGCGCTCGAATTCAAGGCATTTGGCGATCTCGGCCAGGTGTTCGCGAAGTAGCCGGCAGGCGGCGCGACCCAGGCCCGACCGGTTTTTCGTCGCCGGGCCGCCCCTGGATGAAAAACGCCCCCTTGGGGGGCAGCGCCGCCGCGAAGCGGCAAGCGTGGGGGCATTTTTCAAGGAAGCGCTGCATGTTGTTATCTTCTCGAGTCTTGCTGGGGTGTGCCGCACCGATGGGCGCCGCCGGCGTCATGCTGGCCGCCATGGCCACGCACCTGGCGGGCGGCGGCATCCTGTCCACCGCCGCGCTGTTCCTGCTGCTCCATGCCGCCGCCATCACCGGCCTGGCCGCCGTGGTGCCCCACGTCCAGCGCGGCCGCACCGCCCTGATCGGCGCTGCGGCCCTCATCATCGCCGGCACGCTGCTGTTCTCCGTCGACCTGGCCCTGCGCCAGCTGGCCGGCATGAAACTGCTGGGCGGCACCGCCCCCTTCGGCGGCGGCGCCATGATCGTAGGCTGGCTGGGCGTAGCCGTCGCCGCCCTCATGCCCAACCGCTGACCCTCCTGTCGTTAGCAGGACGCCGCGGATCCGGCTCCGCCGGTCCGCCAGTGCCGCCCCCTTGAGGGGGCGCCCGAAGGGTGTACGGGGTGGGCTTCCCTTCCGGTCCGCCAGTGCCGCCTCCTCGAGGGGGCGCCCCTCAGCGCGTAGGGGCGGGAAACTTCTCCACCCAGGCCACGTAGCGATCCACGAAGCCCTGGATGAACTTGGCGCTGGCTTCGTTGGTGATCTTGCCCTCGGCGTCCACCAGCCCACCCGTGTACTGCACGAAGATGCTGGGCTGAGGCAGCACGGGCACATCCAGCGCCGACAGCACCATGCGCAGGTGTTCCTGAGCCAGCGCGGTGCCGACCTGGCCGGGCGAGGCGCCCATGATGCCGGCGGGCGTGCCCGGCCACGAACTCTTGCCCCAGGGGCGCGAGCCCCAGTCCAGCGCGTTCTTGAGCACGCCGGAGTACGACCGGTTGTATTCCGGCGTGAAGAACAGCAGGCCGTCCGCGGATTCCACCTGCTGCTTGAACGTGACGACGGACGCCGGCAGGGCGGTATCGAGATCCTGGTTGTACAGGGGCAGATCGCCGATGGCGATTTCCTCGGTCTGGAAGTGTGACGGCAACAGCTTCGTCACCGCTTTTGCCAGCTGGCGGTTGAACGATTCCTTGCGGAGACTGCCGATGATCACGCCGATCTTGGTGGTGCTCATGAAGATTCCCGGATCTGGATGCGAAAAAGGGGATGCCGGAGCGCGGTGGCCACGCATGGCGGCCGGCCGCTCCGGAACGGGGGAACTGCCGATTCATGATAGCGCAGCGAATCCACTAGAATGAATCCCTTGTCACCCCTTGATGCTCACGATGTCTGTCGTTCGTATCGTCAGCTACAACATTCACAAGGGCATGTCCGCCCTGGGCAAGCGCGAGTCCGTGCAGGAACTGCGCCTTGGCCTGCACGGGTTGCGCGCGGATCTGGCTTTTCTCCAGGAAGTCCAGGGCCGCAACGACAGGTCCGGTACCTTGCACGAGCAGCACGAGATGCTGGCCGCGGCGCTGCGGCTGGAGGCCGCCTACGGGCGCAACGCCGTCTACCGGCACACCGACCACGGCAATGCGCTGCTGTCACGCTTTCCCATCCTGTCGCACCAGAACCAGGACATCTCCGATCACCGCATGGAGCAGCGCGGCCTGCTGCACGCGCGCGTGGGCATAGGCGGACACGAGGTGCATTGCTTCGTGGTCCATCTCGGGCTGTTCGCGGGCAGCCGCTCGCGCCAGGTCGGGGCGCTGGTGTCGCGCATCGAAGAGGTCGTGCCGGCTTCGGCCCCCATCCTGATCGCGGGCGACTTCAACGACTGGACCAACGTGTTGTCGGACATCCTGGTCGAACGCCTGGGCCTGCACGAGGTATTCGCGACCGCGCCACGGGGCAATAACGTGGAGCTTCCGCGCCTGCGCGATTCGGTCCGCATGCTGGGCCGCGTGCTGCGGGGCGGAGAGGCCTCGCCCTGGCGGCTGCGGGCCGGGTTCCAGGGGCCGCCCAAGCTGGGCCTGGGCAACGAGTTGATGGCGCCGCGCCCGCCCCGCACCTTCCCCGCCATCTTTCCGTGGCTGAGGCTGGACCGGATCTACCAGCGAGGTTTTTCGGTCAGGCAGGCCAGCGTGCTGTACGGCCGGCCCTGGACGCGCCTGTCCGACCACGCGCCGCTGCTGGCTGAACTCGAACTACCCTGACAACTGCGTGCCGGGCCGGGCCGCGCTGACCGCGGAGGCCGCGGCCAGGAACACGGCGGCCAGCACGAGGCCGGTGGTGGGGCCATGCGAGGACGCTGCGGTGAAGGCCAGCGCCACCAGCGCCGCGCCCAGGGCCATGCCGAACTGGCGCGCGGTGGCCTGCAGTCCGCCGGCGCCGCCGCTGCGATGGCGCGGCGCCGCGGTCAGCATGACGCGGTTGTTGGGCGTCTGGAACATGCCGAAGCCCGTGCCGCAGACCACCATGCAGGCCATGATCCAGCCGTTGGGCGTGCCGGCGGGCAGCAGCGAGATGATGACGAGTCCGCCGGCAACCAGGCCGGCGCCTATCGAGCACAGGATCGAGGGCGCGATGGACTCCGACAGGCGCCCGGCCAAGGGCGCCGCGATGGCCACCGCCAGCGGCCAGGGCACCATCATCATGCCCATTTCCAGCTGGCTGCGGCCCAGGGTCTGCTGGAAGTAGAAGGGTAGCGAGATGTAGGAGATGGTCTGGCCCGAGAACGCGCAGACCGAGGCGCAGACCGAGAACGCGAACGGGCGGATGCGCAGCAGGTCGAGTGGCAGCAGCGGCGTCGCCTGGGTCAGTTCGCGCCGGACCAGCGCCAGTCCGCTGATCGCGCCGCAGGCCAGCAGCGCGAGCGCCGTCTTGAAGTCGTGCAGCAGCCGGTCCACGCCCACCACGATCAGGCCGAAGGTCAGGCCGCTAAGCGTGGCGCTGAGCGCATCGAAAGGGCGCTTGGCGAGTTCGGTCTCGGGCAGCATGCGGCTGCCGATGGACAGGATGAACAGGCCGATGGGAAGGTTGACCGCGAACAGCCAGGGCCACGAGGCGACCGACAGGATCAGCGAACCTATCATCGGTCCGGCGGCGGACGAGGTCGCGACGACCAGCGCGTTATAGCCGATGGCCCGGCCGAACTGTTTCTGCGAATAGATGAAGCGCAGCAGCGCCGGCGTGACGCTCATGACGGCCGCCGCGCCCAGGCCCTGGAGCACGCGGAAGGAAATGAGCATCGTGAACGACTGCGACATCGCGCAGCCCGCCGAGGCGATCGTGAAAGCCGTCAGGCCCATGCCGAACACCCGCCGGTAGCCCAGGATCTCGCCCAGCGACGAGAAGGGCAGCAGGGCGACGACGATCGCGAGCTGGTAGGTGTTGACGATCCAGACGGCCTGCGCCGGGGACACGCCCAGGTCCCGCGCGATGGACGGCAGCGCGACGTTGGTGATGGTGGTTTCCAGGACGGTCATCGCCATCGCCAGCATCGTGGCTGCCAGGGCCCAGTACTTGCGCGGCGGGGTGAGTCCGTCCAGGGGATGCATCTTCTTGTTGTGCGTGCGCCGTGCGCGCGGCGCGCGGGTCAGCGTACGGGGAAATTGAAATAGGTGTCCGGATACGGTTCTTCGTCCAGAGTGTAGTGCCACCACTCTTCGGGCAGGTTGCGAAAACCGTGCCTGGCCATGAGTTCCTTGAGGAACCGGCGATTGTGTCGGACAGCCTCGGGTAAATCAGGATTGTCTGTATGCGACTTTACATCAAAAAGGTCGAAGGGAGTTCCCATGTCGACCTCGCCGCCGGCCAGCAGCGGCCCGCGGATGGGCAGGGCCGGGGCGGTTTCAGGCTCCAGCGCCGCCAGCGTCAGGTCTACCGTGCTGCCCCGGCTGTGGCCGGACCGCTCGGCGATATAGCCCAGTTCGAGCAGCGCGGCCTTGTCCACGCCGGGGAAGTATTCGGCCTTGGTCTTCTGGTCGGCGGTGTCGCGCGTCCAGGCCACGAAATCGGTCACCGCGCGCTGGGGCCGGTAGCAATCGAAGATCTTGAGCGTCAGGCCCTGGGGCCGGACCTCGCGCTGCACGGCCAGCAGGCGCCGCGCGGCGGGCTCGGTCAGGATGCAGGTGGGGGCGTCGTAGCCCGCCGCCGGCCGGCCCATGAAATTGGCGCTGCCGTGATAGCGGATGTCCAGCCGCACGGTCTGGGCGACGTCGGTCAGGTGGACGAAGCCGACGGGAATGGGAAGCAGGTCTTCCTGGGCGTGGGCGACCGGCGAGAGCAGCGCCGCGGCGGCGAGACAGGCGCCGGTGGCCTGCGCCAGCGAGCCGGCCGGGCTCCGGCCGTCCTGGTCGGAGGAGCGGTTCTTCATTCGGGCATTCCATCTTGAAGCAGCGCATATTATGCGGTGTACGGCGCGCGGCGGGCCAGTTGCGCTATACTTGCGCCCGTCATTGGGGAGTAGCCTCCTTGCCTTCGGGTGCAAGGGCCTGCGTCAACACACTTGCCTACGGGCATGGCGCAGGCGGTCAAGGACTTGGCAAGACCTTTGATCGTGCAGCTTCCGGTGGGCCGGGGCTGTTGCACGATCATTCGGTCAACCGTCCGGCCCGGAGCGCGTATCAAACATGGAAGCCTTCCTCGTCTCGACCGGCATCGTGGCCCTGGCCGAGATCGGCGACAAGACCCAACTGCTTGCCCTGTTCCTGGCTGCCCGCTGGCGGCGGCCCTGGCCCATCATCCTGGGCATCTTCACCGCGACCATCGTCAATCACGCCCTGGCCGGCGCCGTCGGCGCATGGCTGACGCAGGTCATCGGCCCCGACGCGCTGCGCTGGATACTGGGCGTGTCCTTCATCGCCATGGCGGCCTGGATGCTCGTTCCCGACAAGCTCGATGAAGCCGAGACCGGCAAGCTCAGGCTGGGCGTGTTCGGCACCACGGTGGTGGCGTTCTTCCTGGCGGAAATGGGCGACAAGACGCAGGTCGCGACCGTCGCGCTGGTCGCGCAGTTCCAGGCTTATTACGCCGTGGTGGCCGGCACCACCCTGGGCATGTTGATCGCCAACGTGCCGGCCGTGCTGCTGGGCGACAAGCTGGCCCATCGGCTGCCCGTGCGATTGGTGCACGGCATCGCGGCTCTGATCTTCGCCTGTCTGGGGTTGGCGGCATTGCTCGGCCTGTTCTAGGCG of Pigmentiphaga sp. H8 contains these proteins:
- a CDS encoding MexW/MexI family multidrug efflux RND transporter permease subunit, which encodes MTFTDVFVRRPVLALVVSALILLLGLLSLSRLPIRQYPLLESSTVTITTEYPGASAELMQGFVTQPIAQAVSSVEGIDYLSSSSVQGRSIVTVRMELNRDSTQALAEVMAKVNQVRYRLPEQAYDPVIERSAGESTDVAYVGFASDTLSMPALSDYVRRVVEPKFSGIEGVAKVSVYGGQRLAMRLWLDPDRLAGRGLTAADVAEAVRRNNYQAAPGKVKGMYVIANVRVDTDLISVEEFRDMVVHSDANGLVRLRDVGTVELGAASTESSATMDGTPAIFVGLASTPSGNPLVIVDGIRKQLAEIDKTLPPGVHARLAFETSRFIKASIDEVVHTLIEALVIVVAVIFLCLGSLRTVLVPIATIPLSMLGAAALMLAFGFSVNLLTLLAMVLAIGLVVDDAIVVVENVHRHIEEGRSPAAAALIGAREVAGPVIAMTLTLAAVYAPIGLMGGLTGALFKEFAFTLAGSVVVSGVIALTLSPVMSSFLLPAQQNEGRMARLAERFFGGLTRGYASLLQRSLRHRWVTGTLALAVCVSLPVLYSMPQRELAPVEDQASVLTAVKSPQYANLDYVEHFSRKLDDVYKSLPETTGRWIINGSDGLASSIGGIDLSAWDERDRSGAEVQSALQAAVNDVEGSSIFAFQLPALPGSTGGLPVQMVLRSSLDYRTLFDVMEDIKQRARQSGLFVVVDSDLDYNNPVVQVKVDRAKANSLGIGMRDIGESLAVLVGENYINRFGLDGRSYDVIPQSTRERRLTPEVLALQYVRTADGDLVPLSSVVAVSVQVEPNKLTQFDQQNSATFQAIPAPGVTLGDAVAFLESVAASLPADFSHDWQSDARQYKQEGNALALAFVAALVVIYLVLAAQYESLVDPLVILITVPLSICGALVPLALGGATLNIYTQIGLVTLIGLISKHGILMVEFANELRAAEGLTPIEAVLRAAQIRLRPILMTTAAMVFGLLPLLGASGAGAQSRFGLGIVIVCGMVVGTLFTLFVLPTVYSLLARDHATGAARRRELAEAGAAAPQAH
- a CDS encoding efflux transporter outer membrane subunit, whose protein sequence is MYKQPVMPAMLAMAALIAGCAVGPRYEAPPVATITLASPEQARFAAESSTAPWWSFFDDPALERLIGAALEHNHDVRQAYASLQGARAMYDERELDRYPAVTAQAAGRRGVQQQAMATGDPARKPFESFRAGFDAQWEIDLFGRLAHLAASAQAQAEAARADLDRVRLAIAADVARYHYEYRGLQRRLDVARAQAESWRQTVRLVDASVRAGSGLREDLENARANLARSEAAIAPLWAASQEARYRLDVLLGRRPGETAVPADAGGQAPLVGRLPLGDVDALIRNRPDVVRAERLLAASTENEGAATADLYPRVSLGGFIGFFALRGGDLGGAARAFEVAPTVDWPAFRLGSARARLRAAQAQSTGAQARYEQTLLLAQEEVEGALTRLAHQQERLAALARSAAHARSGLEIATRRYRAGAGPYLAVLENQRSYYQISQEATEAETASYVNAVALYKALGWGVGAAGEKS
- a CDS encoding MFS transporter, which translates into the protein MSASTLPDASWGELLHGRNALRSIALAGGVALHAINVYVVTTILPSMIADIGGLEYYAWNTSLFVVASIVGSALSARLLELLGPRGAYLLALAAFAAGSSWCALAPSMPSLLAARTVQGFGGGILLALSYALIRQVFEARLWPRAMGLVSGMWGVATLCGPAVGGLFAGEGHWRWAFWSLIPVAAVLAAIVSVQLPGRTRSTGDTGMRPPYATIGLLVVSVLAVSLGSLTSSALWNLAGVAVGCLLAAGIAAIDRRAAARLLPTGAYSLSARLGVLYALMSLLVVGITTEIFVPYFLQVIHGMTPLAAGYLTAVMAGGWTLGSVGSAGRHGAAADRMVRAGPWISLAALVALAVLTPRAGWLESVPGLMLYCLALAGVGLGIGVGWPHLLTRLFVAAPPGEETLASASITTVQLYAMSLASALAGMVANAAGLADPGGLAGAQGAALWLFGAFAVAPALAVFLSRRVAG
- a CDS encoding VOC family protein, translating into MTRTSIMPCLVYRDAPAAIDWLCQAFGFAQHLVVPGDGNTIAHAQLTLGDGMIMLGSGTSELMRQLTALPADIGGRQTQTPYVVVADPEAHYATAIKAGARIVRPIQEEDYGGKGYTLADPEGYVWHFGSYDPWQDSELNPP
- a CDS encoding LysR family transcriptional regulator, with amino-acid sequence MVIRYLQTFLAAARDSSFSAAGARLGLTQSAVSTQIKRLEEDLGCLLFERAGKSVRLSERGRQLLPEAEHIVQRYQAMRGASRQPAPVAIMVGAISTAQTGLLPGALRRFRQTLPAVHVNVVPGMSSQLLAQVDEQALDLAVLIKPNLNLPRHLKWTTLMRERYVGIAPRGTRGDWQAVAAALPFIRYNRKSHGGHLVDQFLRRLSSGVDEFMELDEPAVILRMVREGLGCAVIPGTLVDAAADRRVRIIELPGPPFFREIGVVAHPRDANEAVLAALIENMREQAVELETRA
- a CDS encoding VOC family protein, with amino-acid sequence MAGIPLFHLAFPVDDLAQARAFYGDLLGCPEGRSSDAWVDFNFHGHQIVAHLSPGEAGTRHTSAVDGDDVPVRHFGAILPMDEWEALAEKLRQAGTRFVIEPHVRFKGEVGEQATMFFLDPSGNALEFKAFGDLGQVFAK
- a CDS encoding DUF423 domain-containing protein; translated protein: MLLSSRVLLGCAAPMGAAGVMLAAMATHLAGGGILSTAALFLLLHAAAITGLAAVVPHVQRGRTALIGAAALIIAGTLLFSVDLALRQLAGMKLLGGTAPFGGGAMIVGWLGVAVAALMPNR
- a CDS encoding NADPH-dependent FMN reductase, with protein sequence MSTTKIGVIIGSLRKESFNRQLAKAVTKLLPSHFQTEEIAIGDLPLYNQDLDTALPASVVTFKQQVESADGLLFFTPEYNRSYSGVLKNALDWGSRPWGKSSWPGTPAGIMGASPGQVGTALAQEHLRMVLSALDVPVLPQPSIFVQYTGGLVDAEGKITNEASAKFIQGFVDRYVAWVEKFPAPTR